Sequence from the Drosophila innubila isolate TH190305 chromosome 3L unlocalized genomic scaffold, UK_Dinn_1.0 0_D_3L, whole genome shotgun sequence genome:
CAACActcaaaatgttcaaattcGTAAGTCATTTTCAGCTCAACTAGTTATATACAGCAACTGATTGggaatctatatatttttgaattctaCAGTTCGCTGTCTGCTTCTTCGctgttgtggctgtggctTCGGCCAAGCCGGGTATTTTGGCCGCCGCTCCTTTGGCCTATCCTTTGGTCTATACCGCACCTGCCTGCTGCTCACCAGGTCGCCCACAGCGCCGCCTTCCCAGCTGCCTACACCGCCGCCTATACCGCACCCTTCGCTGCCGCCGCCTACACCGCTCCAGTTGCCACCGC
This genomic interval carries:
- the LOC117788208 gene encoding LOW QUALITY PROTEIN: pupal cuticle protein C1B-like (The sequence of the model RefSeq protein was modified relative to this genomic sequence to represent the inferred CDS: inserted 2 bases in 1 codon) yields the protein MFKFFAVCFFAVVAVASAKPGILAAAPLAYPLVYTAPAXAAHQVAHSAAFPAAYTAAYTAPFAAAAYTAPVATAAYTAPIAAPYAAAYTRYAAPAPLAYSAPFAAPYVARPFAAAPLLLKK